In one window of Nitrospira sp. DNA:
- a CDS encoding TRAM domain-containing protein: protein MISRAIFILLSALAGMVLFLRAEGASGAFWLYGFGIGAVTGGLIVVGEYALRTLSFGIIVGATAGLAVGLLMTGLVEWVGGEIFDVQTFLFHIGGLVFLLGFPYLGLVLGARFGQEQFPVSQPRATDLSGSSNSLKVLDTSVIIDGRVADLCETGFLEGTFFVPQFILHELQHIADSSDSLKRARGRRGLDILNKIQKMADIDVQVVEEDFPNVKEVDAKLVVFAKKKGARIMTNDLNLNKVAELQGVRVLNINELCNALRPVVLPGETIRVFVLKEGKEAGQGVAYLDDGTMIVVDNARRCIGRNVDVVVTSVLQTTAGRMIFTRLKEDAEREELQVARG from the coding sequence ATGATATCGCGAGCCATATTTATCCTTCTCAGTGCGCTGGCCGGCATGGTTTTGTTTTTGCGTGCCGAAGGCGCCAGTGGTGCGTTCTGGTTGTATGGGTTTGGGATCGGGGCGGTGACCGGTGGTCTCATCGTCGTCGGTGAATACGCGTTACGGACGTTGTCATTCGGTATCATTGTCGGTGCGACGGCGGGTCTGGCAGTCGGGCTTCTGATGACCGGGCTGGTTGAGTGGGTTGGCGGTGAAATCTTCGATGTGCAGACGTTCCTGTTTCACATCGGCGGACTGGTGTTTCTCCTCGGGTTTCCCTATCTGGGTTTGGTGCTAGGGGCGCGATTCGGGCAGGAACAGTTTCCCGTGTCTCAGCCACGGGCAACCGATCTCTCCGGCAGTTCGAATAGTCTCAAGGTGCTCGATACGAGCGTCATCATCGATGGTCGTGTCGCCGATCTGTGTGAGACGGGCTTTCTGGAAGGCACGTTTTTCGTTCCGCAGTTTATTCTGCACGAATTGCAGCATATCGCGGATTCGTCGGACTCGCTGAAGCGCGCCCGCGGCCGCCGTGGACTTGATATTCTCAATAAGATTCAGAAAATGGCGGATATCGATGTGCAGGTTGTGGAAGAAGACTTCCCGAATGTGAAGGAAGTGGATGCGAAGCTGGTCGTCTTTGCCAAGAAGAAGGGCGCGCGCATCATGACGAATGATTTGAACTTGAATAAGGTCGCCGAGTTGCAGGGTGTTCGGGTGCTCAATATCAATGAGCTCTGCAATGCGCTTCGGCCGGTCGTCTTGCCGGGAGAGACCATTCGGGTGTTCGTCTTGAAGGAAGGCAAAGAAGCCGGTCAGGGCGTGGCCTATCTCGACGACGGCACGATGATCGTCGTCGACAATGCCCGACGGTGTATCGGCCGCAATGTCGATGTCGTGGTGACCAGTGTGTTGCAGACGACCGCCGGGCGTATGATTTTTACCCGCTTGAAGGAAGATGCCGAGCGAGAGGAGCTGCAAGTCGCTCGTGGATAG
- a CDS encoding mannose-1-phosphate guanylyltransferase/mannose-6-phosphate isomerase — protein MKARKHNLYPVIMAGGSGTRFWPLSRQLFPKQLLKIGGDQTLIQQTMQRVLGCAPSTQVLISTNAAQAELIRGQLGDWKDDLKDGFVLEPEGRNTAPAIALAALEVVRRDPDGLMLVVPADHVVSGQREFAAAVGLASQLADAGYLVTFGIKPIRPETGYGYIKPNGRKLLGTRGTLKGYRVDKFVEKPNAAKAAQYLKAGQYYWNSGMFVWRAATILEEIRTHQPALGKVVDRIAQLQASGAPKQTIDEVYRWATSVSIDNGVMELSSKAAVVPVKFRWSDVGSWGSLDEVAEKDKAGNVLVGRVVDFESSRSIVYADRRVVATIGLEDMVVVDTPDATLVCPKSRAQDVKKVVEILKQQKAPEHLEHLTVHRPWGSYTILEEGAGFKVKRVTVNPGGRLSLQLHHKRSEHWVVIAGTARVTRGEEVFDLQVGQSTAIPVETKHRLENPGKETVHIIEVQNGPYLGEDDIVRFKDDYGRTANA, from the coding sequence ATGAAGGCGCGAAAGCACAATCTGTATCCGGTGATCATGGCCGGGGGAAGCGGTACCAGGTTTTGGCCGCTGAGCCGGCAATTGTTTCCTAAACAATTGCTGAAAATCGGTGGAGATCAGACGCTGATTCAACAGACCATGCAGCGGGTGCTGGGGTGTGCTCCGTCGACTCAGGTGCTCATTTCGACCAATGCGGCTCAGGCGGAATTGATTCGTGGACAACTGGGCGACTGGAAGGATGATCTGAAAGACGGATTCGTTCTGGAGCCTGAAGGGCGGAACACCGCACCGGCGATTGCGCTGGCGGCGCTCGAAGTCGTGCGGCGCGATCCGGACGGACTGATGCTGGTGGTGCCGGCCGATCATGTGGTGTCCGGGCAAAGAGAATTTGCAGCCGCCGTGGGGTTGGCTTCGCAACTGGCGGATGCGGGCTATCTCGTGACATTCGGGATCAAACCGATCAGGCCGGAAACCGGCTATGGCTATATCAAGCCGAATGGACGAAAGCTTTTAGGTACGCGGGGAACGCTCAAAGGATATCGCGTCGATAAATTCGTGGAGAAGCCGAACGCCGCCAAGGCCGCACAGTATCTCAAGGCAGGACAGTACTATTGGAACAGCGGGATGTTTGTGTGGCGCGCCGCGACGATCCTCGAAGAAATTCGGACGCATCAGCCTGCGCTCGGCAAAGTCGTGGATCGCATCGCCCAACTGCAGGCCTCAGGCGCTCCCAAACAAACGATCGACGAAGTCTACCGATGGGCGACGTCCGTCTCCATCGATAACGGCGTCATGGAGCTCTCGTCCAAGGCGGCAGTCGTGCCAGTGAAATTCCGATGGTCTGATGTGGGGAGTTGGGGAAGTCTGGATGAAGTGGCCGAGAAGGACAAGGCTGGAAATGTGCTGGTCGGACGGGTCGTCGACTTCGAAAGCTCACGCTCGATTGTGTATGCCGATCGCCGGGTCGTGGCCACGATTGGCCTTGAGGACATGGTTGTAGTGGATACGCCCGATGCCACGCTGGTCTGTCCGAAGTCTCGCGCGCAGGATGTCAAAAAAGTGGTGGAGATTCTCAAGCAGCAGAAGGCGCCGGAACATCTGGAGCATCTGACGGTCCATCGTCCGTGGGGATCCTACACGATTCTCGAAGAGGGAGCCGGCTTCAAGGTGAAGCGAGTGACGGTGAATCCTGGCGGACGCCTCTCGCTGCAGTTGCATCATAAGCGGAGCGAGCATTGGGTCGTAATTGCGGGAACCGCACGGGTCACGAGAGGTGAAGAGGTGTTTGACCTCCAGGTCGGACAGAGCACCGCGATTCCAGTCGAAACCAAGCATCGGTTGGAGAATCCCGGCAAAGAGACTGTCCATATTATCGAAGTTCAGAATGGTCCGTATCTTGGGGAAGACGACATCGTGCGATTTAAAGATGATTATGGACGAACCGCAAATGCGTAG
- a CDS encoding DUF3108 domain-containing protein, giving the protein MLSAGAPSVVYADESALSPARPFRVGERLTYDITFLNISAGTAVMEVGSGDAAGDHPSGNFITTAVSSPKVTRFFPVDNRVESLTDLTTLLPEHMTFRRREGKKKEDIEYVFHRKDNTVSATRGGITEVLPIPADTQDLISCLYYVRSLLPLKQGASQALTVYHDKKIRQVEVRVEKIEMLEGPWGNLETAQVLVIMPFQGIFLNQGNIRVWFTTDERRIPLRMKAKVVIGSIVADLVNGIPEVTHSK; this is encoded by the coding sequence GTGCTTTCAGCCGGGGCCCCCAGTGTAGTCTATGCTGATGAGAGCGCCCTTTCTCCAGCCCGACCGTTCAGGGTGGGGGAGCGGCTGACCTACGATATTACCTTTCTGAATATCAGCGCAGGAACGGCCGTGATGGAGGTCGGTTCAGGCGATGCTGCCGGTGATCATCCGTCGGGGAATTTCATCACGACGGCTGTGTCGAGCCCCAAGGTCACCAGGTTTTTCCCCGTCGACAATCGTGTCGAATCCCTGACGGATCTGACGACGCTGTTGCCGGAACACATGACCTTCCGGAGGCGGGAGGGGAAAAAGAAGGAAGATATCGAGTACGTCTTTCATCGGAAAGACAACACCGTCTCAGCCACGCGAGGCGGGATCACGGAAGTCCTCCCGATTCCAGCCGATACCCAGGATCTGATTTCCTGCCTCTATTATGTTCGAAGCCTGTTGCCGCTGAAGCAGGGGGCATCTCAGGCCTTGACGGTCTACCACGATAAGAAGATCCGCCAGGTTGAAGTGCGGGTTGAGAAGATTGAGATGTTGGAAGGGCCTTGGGGCAATCTTGAAACAGCGCAAGTCCTTGTGATCATGCCGTTTCAAGGGATTTTTCTGAATCAGGGGAATATTCGCGTGTGGTTTACGACCGACGAGCGACGGATTCCGTTGCGCATGAAGGCCAAAGTGGTGATCGGATCGATTGTGGCCGACTTGGTGAACGGAATTCCGGAGGTCACTCACTCGAAGTAA
- the fbp gene encoding class 1 fructose-bisphosphatase — protein MGEFPLTLSRFIIRTQAEHPGATGEFSSLLSQIGLVGKVIAHDLRRAGLINILGTTGETNVQGETVKKLDEIANDTFLRAFQGDGLVCALGSEEMEQMVSLPENWPQGKYMLLFDPLDGSTNTDCNMPLGSIFSVLKYTRTDRPPTESDLLKKGVEQVAAGYLLFGSSTMLVYTAGRGVHGFTLDPSIGEYLLSHERIQIPERGKVYAVNEGNRHKWTSGMQKYIEFLKAPDKATGRPYSGRYSGCLVADVHRILLGGGVYLYPGEVDKPEGKLRLLYEANPLGLVVEQAGGRASTGTTRILDIEPKKLHQRVPLMIGSRGDVETVEAFTQGRA, from the coding sequence ATGGGCGAATTTCCCCTTACATTAAGCCGCTTTATCATTCGCACTCAGGCTGAGCACCCGGGAGCGACCGGTGAATTTTCCAGCCTGCTGAGTCAGATCGGACTCGTCGGAAAAGTCATCGCTCATGATCTGCGCCGAGCCGGCCTGATCAACATCCTTGGTACGACCGGTGAAACCAATGTGCAAGGCGAAACCGTCAAGAAGCTGGACGAGATCGCCAATGATACCTTCCTTCGCGCGTTCCAGGGCGACGGTCTGGTCTGTGCGTTAGGCTCTGAGGAAATGGAACAGATGGTCTCTCTGCCTGAGAATTGGCCTCAGGGGAAGTACATGCTGCTCTTCGACCCTCTTGATGGGTCGACCAATACCGATTGCAATATGCCTTTGGGCTCGATTTTCTCGGTGCTGAAGTATACGCGGACCGATCGTCCGCCGACGGAGAGTGATCTGCTGAAAAAAGGCGTTGAGCAGGTCGCAGCCGGGTACCTGTTGTTCGGGTCCAGTACAATGCTGGTGTATACCGCCGGACGTGGCGTGCATGGGTTTACCCTGGATCCCAGCATCGGAGAGTATTTGCTCTCGCATGAACGCATCCAGATTCCCGAGCGAGGGAAAGTCTATGCGGTGAATGAGGGCAACCGCCACAAGTGGACTTCCGGCATGCAGAAGTATATCGAGTTTCTTAAGGCCCCGGACAAAGCCACCGGTCGGCCATACAGCGGTCGATATTCGGGGTGTCTGGTCGCAGACGTGCATCGTATCCTGCTCGGCGGAGGAGTGTACCTCTATCCGGGCGAAGTGGATAAGCCGGAAGGAAAACTGCGGCTCCTCTATGAAGCCAATCCGTTGGGCCTGGTGGTGGAGCAGGCTGGGGGGCGAGCCTCTACCGGTACGACGCGCATTCTTGATATCGAGCCGAAAAAACTTCACCAGCGGGTTCCTTTGATGATCGGCAGTCGGGGCGATGTCGAGACCGTCGAAGCCTTTACTCAGGGCCGGGCGTAA
- a CDS encoding DegQ family serine endoprotease: MMETPNQRPESSRSWMVAAVLLTAGMIIGFVVASDLGWLSNGHAVPDSGVAPLVRPVATAPQPVLPGMGNLTFVEIAKAVKPAVVNIYATKTGKGEGGAHATPFEDPFFRKFFGDEFFRRFEQQQPKEKKERGLGSGVIVESNGLIITNNHVVGKADEIRVTLSDKREFKAKLIGTDPKTDIAVVKIDATGLPTVAWADSDLLEVGEFVLAVGNPFGLTQTVTLGIVSALGRAAGIAEYEDFIQTDAAINPGNSGGALVNVRGELAGINTAIFSQSGGNMGIGFSVPSNMARSIMDQLVKTGKVVRGWLGVSIQELTPELAKQFGVTDTKGVLVSDVMDGSPAKKAGVERADVIVEYDGKPMDSPTHLRNAVAQTPVGKKVSVKLIRDKKPKTIDLAIVEQPKSMTQAGEEESAEAAAPTGILSDLDVRELTDEVAGRYGMKSGERGVVVVRVKPGSTAEETGVREGDLIIEINRQPVTSLKTYERIAAKLPKDEAVLMLLKRQGRTIYLTLRP; the protein is encoded by the coding sequence ATGATGGAAACACCCAATCAGAGGCCTGAGTCAAGCCGCAGCTGGATGGTCGCCGCGGTGCTGCTCACGGCGGGGATGATCATCGGATTTGTGGTGGCTTCCGATCTGGGATGGCTCTCGAACGGTCATGCCGTTCCGGATAGCGGGGTTGCCCCGCTGGTCAGGCCGGTTGCCACGGCGCCGCAGCCGGTGTTGCCTGGGATGGGAAACCTGACGTTTGTCGAGATTGCCAAGGCGGTCAAGCCGGCGGTCGTCAACATCTATGCGACCAAGACTGGTAAGGGAGAAGGCGGGGCTCATGCGACGCCGTTTGAGGATCCGTTTTTTCGCAAGTTTTTTGGGGATGAATTTTTCCGCCGGTTTGAGCAGCAACAGCCGAAAGAAAAGAAGGAACGCGGTTTAGGGTCAGGCGTCATCGTTGAGTCGAACGGCTTGATCATCACGAACAACCATGTGGTCGGCAAGGCCGATGAAATTCGTGTGACGCTTTCGGATAAACGCGAGTTCAAAGCCAAGTTGATCGGGACCGATCCCAAGACCGACATTGCGGTTGTGAAAATCGATGCGACGGGCCTTCCAACGGTGGCGTGGGCCGACTCGGATTTGCTGGAAGTCGGCGAGTTTGTCTTAGCCGTCGGCAACCCATTCGGACTCACGCAGACGGTCACGTTAGGCATTGTCAGCGCCCTAGGTCGGGCGGCGGGGATTGCGGAGTACGAAGACTTTATTCAAACCGATGCCGCAATCAATCCAGGGAACTCCGGCGGTGCCCTGGTGAATGTGCGCGGCGAGTTGGCGGGCATCAACACCGCCATTTTCAGTCAGAGCGGCGGCAACATGGGAATCGGATTTTCAGTCCCGAGCAATATGGCCCGCTCCATCATGGATCAGCTGGTCAAGACTGGTAAGGTCGTCCGTGGCTGGCTGGGTGTGTCGATTCAAGAGTTGACGCCGGAATTGGCGAAGCAGTTCGGCGTCACCGACACCAAAGGTGTGCTGGTCAGCGATGTAATGGACGGCAGTCCGGCAAAGAAAGCCGGGGTAGAGCGCGCCGATGTGATCGTAGAGTATGACGGGAAGCCGATGGATTCTCCCACGCATCTGCGGAATGCGGTGGCGCAGACGCCGGTGGGAAAGAAAGTATCCGTCAAGCTAATCCGTGACAAGAAGCCGAAAACGATCGACCTGGCCATCGTCGAGCAGCCGAAATCCATGACGCAAGCGGGGGAGGAGGAGTCGGCTGAAGCGGCGGCGCCAACCGGCATTCTGTCCGATCTGGACGTGCGGGAGCTGACCGATGAAGTGGCCGGCCGGTACGGAATGAAGTCCGGCGAGCGCGGAGTCGTGGTGGTGCGGGTGAAGCCCGGCAGCACGGCCGAGGAAACCGGCGTCCGGGAAGGCGACCTGATTATCGAGATCAATCGGCAGCCGGTGACATCGCTGAAGACCTACGAGCGCATCGCGGCTAAGTTGCCTAAGGACGAGGCCGTGCTCATGCTGTTGAAGCGGCAGGGACGGACGATCTATCTGACGCTCCGCCCATGA
- a CDS encoding phosphomannomutase/phosphoglucomutase produces the protein MGLFREYDLRGIVGKELTVDIAELVGRAYCTHVRGRGAKTVTVGRDGRLSSPELYHALVKGLLAGGLNVIDIGICPSPLVYFSLHTLPVDGGIMITGSHNAAEYNGFKICVGKEAIHGDEIQALRRVMEQGQFVSGQGTLTEHPIIPDYLAYIKKSFAGVDAKRLHVVIDCGSGVAALIAKDALELLGCKVTGLYCELDGRFPHHHPDPTVLENLADLMQAVKEHKADVGIGYDGDADRIGAVDEHGQVLWGDRLLVIYSRDILAVKPGSTIISEVKASQSLYDDIAQHGGRPVMWKTGHSLIKAKMKEEKAVLAGEMSGHMFFADRYFGYDDAVYASCRLVEILAKSVKPLSALVADLPDTTVTPEIRVDLSDAIKFDVVKRVRDRFETYAKTKQGLGPEQRRVRELVTIDGVRAVFEDGWGLIRASNTQPALVLRFEATTPAKLDAIRAIVEGELAEARRELER, from the coding sequence ATGGGATTGTTTCGCGAATACGACTTGCGCGGCATCGTCGGGAAAGAACTGACCGTCGACATTGCCGAGTTGGTGGGGCGTGCGTATTGTACGCATGTGCGAGGGCGCGGTGCGAAGACCGTCACCGTGGGGCGTGATGGCCGGCTGAGTTCTCCGGAGTTGTATCACGCGTTGGTCAAGGGGTTGCTTGCCGGCGGCCTCAATGTGATCGATATCGGGATCTGTCCTTCTCCGCTGGTCTACTTCTCATTGCACACCTTGCCGGTTGACGGCGGTATCATGATTACCGGGAGCCATAACGCTGCCGAGTACAACGGGTTCAAGATTTGCGTCGGGAAAGAAGCGATTCACGGCGACGAGATTCAGGCGCTGCGGCGAGTGATGGAGCAGGGGCAATTTGTCTCTGGTCAGGGAACGTTGACAGAGCACCCCATCATTCCCGACTACCTGGCCTATATTAAGAAGAGCTTTGCAGGGGTCGACGCAAAGCGATTGCACGTGGTCATTGATTGCGGCAGCGGGGTGGCAGCGCTTATTGCGAAGGATGCCCTGGAGCTACTGGGTTGTAAGGTGACGGGACTGTATTGCGAGTTGGATGGGCGATTTCCGCATCATCATCCGGATCCCACGGTGTTGGAAAATCTTGCGGACCTTATGCAAGCGGTCAAGGAGCACAAGGCGGATGTGGGTATCGGTTACGACGGCGATGCGGATCGGATCGGGGCCGTGGATGAGCATGGGCAGGTGTTGTGGGGCGATCGATTGCTGGTGATCTATTCTCGCGATATTTTGGCGGTCAAACCGGGCAGCACCATCATCTCCGAAGTGAAAGCGTCACAGAGCCTCTACGACGATATTGCCCAGCATGGCGGCCGCCCGGTGATGTGGAAGACGGGCCATTCTCTGATCAAGGCGAAGATGAAAGAAGAGAAGGCCGTCTTGGCGGGCGAGATGTCCGGGCACATGTTCTTTGCCGATCGCTATTTTGGTTATGACGATGCGGTGTACGCCTCTTGCCGTCTCGTGGAGATTCTTGCCAAAAGCGTGAAGCCGCTTTCCGCGCTAGTCGCCGATCTTCCGGATACGACCGTGACGCCGGAAATTCGTGTGGATCTTTCCGATGCAATCAAATTCGATGTCGTTAAGCGGGTGCGTGATCGGTTCGAAACGTATGCCAAGACCAAGCAGGGGCTTGGCCCGGAACAGCGCCGGGTGCGTGAGTTGGTGACAATCGACGGCGTACGCGCGGTTTTCGAAGATGGCTGGGGGTTGATTCGGGCGTCGAATACGCAGCCCGCATTGGTGCTCAGATTCGAAGCCACCACGCCTGCGAAACTGGACGCGATTCGTGCGATTGTGGAAGGCGAGTTGGCCGAAGCCCGTCGGGAACTCGAACGCTAG
- a CDS encoding HAD hydrolase family protein — translation MKEKAFERSRLGEVRLFATDVDGVLTDAGMYYSESGDEWKKFNTRDGMGIKLLQKAGFVTAIVTQERTKIVARRAEKLAIPELHQGVMDKLTVIREMAGRHGLSLSQVAYIGDDVNDLEALRAVGFSAAPADGMPIVCDAVHYVCRKKGGEGAVREIAEMLLSARVDVA, via the coding sequence ATGAAAGAGAAGGCCTTTGAGCGGAGCCGGCTAGGCGAAGTTCGCCTGTTTGCTACGGATGTCGACGGAGTGTTGACAGATGCGGGGATGTACTATTCCGAATCTGGCGACGAGTGGAAAAAGTTCAACACCCGCGACGGGATGGGGATCAAGCTGCTCCAAAAAGCCGGGTTTGTGACGGCGATCGTCACGCAGGAACGAACGAAGATTGTAGCGCGGCGCGCTGAAAAGCTCGCGATTCCAGAGCTCCACCAGGGGGTGATGGATAAGCTCACGGTGATTCGCGAGATGGCCGGTCGCCATGGGTTGTCATTGAGCCAGGTCGCCTATATAGGTGACGATGTGAATGATCTTGAGGCGCTGCGCGCGGTCGGCTTCTCGGCCGCTCCAGCTGACGGTATGCCCATTGTGTGCGACGCCGTGCACTATGTGTGTCGGAAAAAAGGTGGGGAAGGGGCGGTGCGCGAAATTGCAGAGATGCTGCTCAGTGCACGTGTGGATGTAGCGTGA
- a CDS encoding class I fructose-bisphosphate aldolase codes for MADRVREILSWYESDNAGTKANLARMLRHGKLAGTGKLVILPVDQGFEHGPARSFAPNPAGYNPHYHFQLGIDAGCNAYAAPLGFLEAGASHFAGQIPLILKLNNHDVLHDEKDPLPSVTSSVRDALRLGCAAVGFTIYPGSAHCNTMYEQLRAITEEAKASGLAVVVWSYPRGSSLSKEGETAMDVGAYAAQIAAQLGAHIIKVKLPTAHLEQAAAKKVYESTQIPLKTLAERVKHVVQSSFDGRRIVIFSGGAKSEDKNVFDEARAIRDGGGFGSIIGRNSFQRPKAEAVKFLHTIMGIYSGEVQ; via the coding sequence ATGGCAGATCGGGTACGGGAAATTCTCAGTTGGTATGAAAGTGATAATGCAGGCACGAAGGCGAATCTGGCGCGGATGCTGCGCCATGGCAAGCTGGCAGGAACCGGCAAGCTTGTGATCCTGCCGGTCGATCAGGGATTCGAGCATGGGCCGGCCCGTAGCTTCGCCCCCAACCCGGCAGGCTATAATCCCCACTATCATTTTCAGCTCGGCATCGACGCGGGATGTAATGCCTATGCCGCGCCGTTGGGATTTCTGGAAGCAGGCGCCAGCCACTTTGCGGGCCAGATTCCATTGATCCTCAAGTTGAACAACCACGATGTGTTGCACGATGAGAAAGATCCGTTGCCGTCCGTGACGAGCAGCGTCAGGGATGCTTTGCGGTTAGGCTGTGCGGCCGTGGGATTTACGATTTATCCGGGATCGGCCCATTGCAATACCATGTACGAGCAATTGCGAGCCATAACGGAAGAAGCCAAGGCCTCCGGTCTGGCGGTCGTCGTCTGGTCCTATCCTCGAGGCTCCTCGCTCAGCAAAGAGGGGGAAACGGCGATGGATGTGGGAGCCTATGCGGCGCAGATCGCCGCGCAACTCGGTGCCCACATCATCAAGGTCAAGTTGCCGACCGCCCATCTCGAGCAGGCGGCTGCCAAGAAGGTCTACGAATCGACCCAAATCCCGCTCAAGACTCTGGCAGAGCGTGTCAAGCATGTGGTGCAGAGTTCGTTCGATGGCCGCCGCATTGTGATTTTCTCCGGCGGCGCCAAGAGCGAGGACAAGAACGTGTTCGATGAAGCACGGGCCATCCGGGACGGCGGCGGGTTCGGCAGTATCATCGGGCGTAACTCTTTTCAGCGTCCGAAGGCGGAGGCGGTAAAGTTCCTCCACACGATCATGGGGATCTATTCCGGAGAAGTTCAATGA
- the rfbD gene encoding dTDP-4-dehydrorhamnose reductase, with translation MRILITGANGQLGCELRRVFASETLILKDLPDFDLTGSQVVEDIAGARPDLIIHAGAYTDVDGAEREPDRAMAINAFGTAQMARAAAQVGARLLYISTDYVFSGTQRHPYSEDDVPAPVNAYGLSKWRGEQAVAESGADALIIRTAWLYGSMGKNFVKSIMRAAQTQSSLLVVDDQRGSPTSVEDLAAVIKATAAGSVRGILHVTNRGDCTWYEFARAIVEEMNLEISVLPISTAEAGRLAPRPPYSVLGQQRLAQLGLAPRDWRAALNQFVKAEQALVSVHP, from the coding sequence ATGCGGATCCTAATTACCGGCGCCAACGGACAATTGGGATGCGAATTACGTCGGGTGTTCGCCTCCGAGACGCTCATCTTGAAGGACCTTCCTGATTTCGACCTGACAGGATCACAGGTAGTAGAAGATATCGCAGGGGCGAGGCCGGATCTTATCATTCACGCCGGAGCCTATACCGATGTCGATGGGGCCGAGCGCGAGCCTGATCGGGCGATGGCGATCAATGCGTTCGGAACTGCGCAGATGGCGCGGGCGGCAGCGCAAGTCGGCGCCCGGTTGCTGTACATCTCGACGGACTATGTCTTTTCCGGCACTCAGCGACACCCCTACAGCGAAGACGATGTGCCGGCTCCCGTCAATGCCTACGGGCTGTCGAAATGGCGAGGCGAGCAAGCGGTGGCGGAGTCCGGGGCGGATGCCCTGATCATTCGCACGGCCTGGTTATACGGGTCGATGGGGAAAAATTTCGTCAAGTCGATCATGCGTGCGGCTCAGACGCAATCCTCCCTCCTGGTGGTCGACGATCAACGAGGATCCCCCACTTCAGTCGAAGATCTGGCTGCAGTCATCAAGGCCACGGCTGCAGGATCGGTACGAGGTATTCTGCATGTGACCAACCGGGGAGATTGTACCTGGTACGAATTTGCCCGGGCGATTGTGGAGGAAATGAACCTCGAAATTTCAGTTCTTCCCATCTCGACGGCGGAAGCAGGACGACTGGCTCCGCGCCCGCCCTATTCGGTGCTTGGACAGCAACGGTTAGCGCAGCTGGGTCTGGCGCCTCGGGACTGGCGTGCGGCCCTGAACCAGTTCGTCAAGGCTGAGCAAGCGTTGGTTTCGGTCCATCCGTAG